The following proteins come from a genomic window of Pirellula staleyi DSM 6068:
- a CDS encoding DUF2237 domain-containing protein has product MPGKNVLGENLVGCCSKPMTGFYRNGRCDTGPGDEGVHVVCAKMTSEFLVFSQLRGNDLSTPMPMYDFPGLKPGDCWCLCAARWKEAFDAGVAPPVNLAATHISALEFATLEELSEHALDAPESR; this is encoded by the coding sequence ATGCCTGGAAAAAATGTACTCGGAGAGAACCTCGTCGGCTGTTGTAGCAAACCGATGACCGGCTTCTATCGCAATGGTCGCTGCGACACAGGGCCCGGCGATGAAGGTGTGCATGTGGTGTGCGCGAAGATGACTTCCGAGTTCCTCGTCTTCTCGCAGCTACGCGGCAACGATCTCTCGACCCCGATGCCAATGTACGACTTCCCGGGGCTCAAGCCGGGGGATTGCTGGTGCCTGTGTGCGGCACGCTGGAAAGAAGCGTTCGACGCCGGTGTAGCGCCGCCGGTGAATCTCGCCGCGACCCACATCTCGGCCCTCGAATTTGCTACGCTCGAAGAACTTTCCGAGCATGCCCTCGACGCCCCCGAAAGTCGCTAG
- a CDS encoding Hsp70 family protein — MKSSRSPAVGIDLGTTFSVIASLDDLGRPQTLINAEGDKITPSVIFFEGENVVVGKEAAKAIATDAEQVAECSKRDLGSRFFHKSIGGRQYPPEALEAWVLNKLRKDAEKLVGKLDKVVITVPAYFDEVRRKATQDAGYIAGFEVMDIINEPTAAAVAFGFQQGFMRADASTTDRKKILVYDLGGGTFDVTVMEIGGRNFNALATDGDVQLGGKDWDSRLVDYVAEEFLKKHHIDPREEPNSLGRLSRECEEAKRTLSARMKVTIPCDYLGKAIRVEMTRQTFHEITQDLLVRTSFTTRQTLSAAGLAWSDIDRVLLVGGSSRMPAVVDMLRELSGKEPDCSVSPDEAVAHGAALHAGLLLAHHEGKSPSFRIRNVNSHSLGVVATDAKTKRSRNAILIPRNTPLPVVARRVFRTQRAAQKSILVQIVEGESTSPDDCSQLGKCSVRNLPTNLPAQSPIEVRFRYEENGRLTVTVQVEGSEGALSHEINRENSLTRDQLDSWRKYISGLGPITPPAPANLSGVPLENSPRAIAETIDYSPGSEVNASKGQKSAKQAQAEEASESSLKKRWV; from the coding sequence ATGAAAAGCTCACGATCACCAGCCGTGGGGATCGATCTCGGGACCACTTTCTCGGTGATCGCCAGTCTCGATGATCTAGGGCGACCACAAACGCTCATCAACGCCGAAGGGGACAAGATCACCCCCAGCGTGATTTTCTTCGAAGGGGAGAACGTCGTCGTCGGCAAGGAAGCGGCCAAAGCGATCGCCACCGATGCCGAGCAGGTCGCCGAATGCTCCAAACGCGACCTCGGCAGCCGCTTCTTTCACAAGTCGATTGGTGGTCGGCAATATCCCCCCGAAGCGCTCGAAGCGTGGGTCCTCAATAAGCTTCGCAAAGATGCCGAGAAACTGGTTGGCAAGCTCGACAAGGTGGTAATCACCGTCCCGGCCTACTTCGACGAAGTCCGCCGCAAAGCGACGCAAGATGCTGGCTATATCGCCGGCTTCGAAGTGATGGACATCATCAACGAGCCAACCGCCGCTGCTGTCGCGTTTGGCTTTCAGCAAGGCTTCATGCGGGCTGATGCTTCGACGACCGACCGCAAAAAGATCCTGGTCTACGACCTCGGCGGCGGCACGTTCGACGTCACGGTGATGGAGATCGGCGGGCGTAATTTCAACGCCCTGGCGACTGACGGCGATGTACAGCTCGGTGGTAAAGACTGGGACAGCCGACTGGTCGACTATGTCGCGGAAGAGTTCCTGAAGAAGCACCACATCGATCCGCGCGAAGAACCCAACTCACTCGGTCGCCTCTCGCGCGAATGCGAAGAAGCCAAACGAACACTTTCGGCCCGCATGAAGGTAACGATTCCTTGCGATTACCTCGGGAAAGCGATTCGGGTCGAGATGACTCGGCAGACGTTCCACGAGATCACGCAGGACTTGCTGGTCCGGACCTCATTCACCACGCGGCAAACCTTGAGCGCGGCGGGACTCGCCTGGAGCGATATCGACCGGGTGCTGCTGGTGGGTGGCTCGAGCCGCATGCCAGCGGTGGTCGACATGCTCCGCGAACTCTCGGGCAAAGAGCCCGATTGCAGTGTCTCGCCCGATGAAGCGGTGGCGCATGGTGCCGCTTTGCACGCCGGTCTACTGCTGGCTCATCACGAGGGAAAAAGCCCGTCGTTTCGCATTCGGAACGTCAACTCGCACAGCCTCGGCGTCGTCGCCACCGATGCCAAAACCAAACGCTCGCGGAATGCCATTCTGATTCCTCGCAACACGCCGCTGCCGGTTGTCGCGCGGCGCGTTTTTCGGACGCAGCGGGCAGCGCAGAAATCGATTCTGGTGCAGATTGTCGAAGGGGAAAGCACCTCGCCCGACGATTGCAGCCAGCTCGGCAAATGCTCGGTTCGCAACTTGCCGACGAATCTTCCTGCGCAGTCGCCCATCGAAGTCCGCTTCCGCTATGAAGAAAATGGTCGACTCACCGTCACCGTGCAGGTGGAAGGTTCCGAAGGGGCGCTCAGTCACGAGATCAATCGTGAGAACAGCCTGACGCGCGATCAGCTCGATAGCTGGCGCAAATACATTTCGGGCCTGGGCCCCATCACTCCACCAGCGCCGGCCAATCTGTCGGGTGTACCGCTCGAAAATTCTCCTCGAGCCATCGCCGAAACGATCGACTATTCCCCCGGTTCTGAAGTGAACGCCAGCAAGGGGCAGAAGTCGGCCAAGCAAGCGCAGGCCGAGGAAGCGAGTGAATCGTCGCTGAAAAAACGCTGGGTTTGA
- a CDS encoding PmoA family protein, whose protein sequence is MRCSLAALLRATVVLGLVVFSCHTAEGEEVSVKKNEASIDVLVGDKLFTTYHFKSGAKPVLWPIHGPHELEMTRAYPLREGDKGEATDHIHQRSFWFTHGDVDGVSFWHETEGHGNIVQKELVKAEGGDVATIVTKNDWQNATGEKLLEDQRTLRFGVDPSGRYIDFDIVLTASEKDVKFGDTKEGMFGIRVAESMRADIKDAAKKGRIFNSEGQINDAAWGKPAAWVDYSGLVKDQQVGIAILNHPTSFRHPTHWHVRTYGLFAANPFGLHDFKAVTEGDGSHVLKKGESIAFRYRVLFHEGDEKKGDIVSAWNRYVK, encoded by the coding sequence ATGCGCTGCTCACTTGCTGCGTTGCTGCGCGCAACGGTTGTCCTGGGACTTGTCGTTTTCTCTTGCCACACGGCAGAGGGAGAAGAAGTCTCGGTGAAGAAAAACGAGGCTTCGATCGATGTGCTCGTCGGGGACAAACTCTTCACCACCTATCACTTCAAGTCGGGCGCCAAACCCGTGCTGTGGCCCATTCATGGCCCTCACGAACTAGAGATGACGCGCGCTTATCCACTCCGCGAAGGGGACAAAGGAGAAGCGACTGATCACATTCATCAGCGCTCGTTTTGGTTCACTCACGGCGATGTCGATGGGGTCAGCTTTTGGCACGAGACCGAAGGTCACGGCAACATTGTGCAGAAGGAACTGGTGAAGGCCGAAGGGGGCGACGTGGCCACGATCGTCACGAAAAACGATTGGCAAAATGCCACGGGTGAAAAGCTGCTCGAAGACCAACGCACGCTCCGCTTTGGGGTCGATCCTTCCGGCCGCTATATCGATTTCGATATCGTGCTGACGGCCAGCGAAAAGGATGTAAAGTTTGGCGACACAAAGGAAGGGATGTTTGGCATCCGTGTAGCTGAGTCGATGCGGGCCGACATCAAAGATGCCGCGAAAAAAGGGCGTATTTTCAATAGCGAAGGGCAGATCAACGATGCCGCGTGGGGCAAGCCAGCGGCGTGGGTCGACTACAGCGGACTGGTGAAAGATCAGCAGGTTGGGATTGCGATTTTGAATCATCCCACGAGCTTTCGGCACCCCACACACTGGCATGTCCGGACGTATGGTCTGTTCGCTGCCAATCCATTTGGTCTCCACGATTTCAAAGCCGTGACCGAAGGGGATGGAAGTCACGTGCTGAAGAAAGGGGAGTCGATTGCGTTTCGCTATCGCGTGCTCTTTCACGAAGGGGACGAGAAAAAAGGGGACATTGTCTCGGCCTGGAATCGGTATGTGAAGTAA
- a CDS encoding DUF1851 domain-containing protein, whose product MRITWNELTVSPQGIDFEMLLSEWRWLVDVSYEPVVISSMGDLFLRHADGRVFWMSTVSGQLEEVAATVDDFKQKMVQKENANTWFQPQLVGSILSQGKQLSAGEVFSPSVPLVLGGSLEADNFEATDMQVHFGMLGQIHLQVQELPPGTEIGGIEIEGE is encoded by the coding sequence ATGCGCATTACTTGGAATGAATTGACGGTCTCGCCTCAAGGGATCGATTTCGAAATGCTCCTCTCGGAGTGGCGCTGGCTCGTCGATGTGTCGTACGAACCGGTGGTGATCAGTTCGATGGGGGATCTGTTTTTGCGACACGCCGATGGTCGTGTCTTTTGGATGAGCACCGTCTCGGGACAACTGGAAGAGGTCGCGGCGACGGTCGACGACTTCAAACAAAAGATGGTGCAGAAGGAAAATGCGAACACTTGGTTTCAGCCGCAACTGGTGGGAAGCATTCTGTCGCAAGGCAAACAGCTGAGCGCGGGAGAAGTCTTCAGCCCGTCCGTTCCTCTGGTGCTGGGTGGCTCGTTGGAAGCCGACAACTTTGAAGCGACCGACATGCAGGTGCACTTTGGTATGCTCGGTCAGATTCATCTGCAGGTGCAAGAGCTGCCACCCGGGACCGAGATCGGCGGGATCGAAATCGAAGGGGAGTGA
- a CDS encoding carbon storage regulator — translation MLVLSRKEAERIRVGDSIIVTVVRVSGDKVRLGIEAPPNVLVLREELQPHELAAAKELTTIEIDG, via the coding sequence ATGCTGGTGTTATCACGTAAAGAAGCCGAACGGATCCGCGTTGGAGATTCGATCATCGTGACGGTTGTGCGAGTTTCGGGGGACAAGGTTCGTTTGGGGATCGAGGCTCCGCCGAACGTGCTGGTGTTGCGGGAAGAGCTTCAGCCGCACGAACTGGCTGCTGCCAAGGAACTTACGACCATCGAGATCGATGGCTAG
- a CDS encoding DUF1501 domain-containing protein has product MTCSGNRLSRRNMLTVGAVGGLGLSLANFFEMRSAQAEIKNYDFIQAKAQSVIHIYLPGGMAHQESFDPKPYSPIEYRGELNPIKTNTGDIFSETLPKLSQLADKLAVIRSMTHGEAAHERGTHNMFTGYRPSPALTFPSMGSVVSHEYGPRNNLPPYVCVPGVPNEYASNGYLSSSYAPFSLGSDPANGGFKVLDLNLPGDVNEARFARRRSALEAVNDYFVKKDKSDNVGAMNTFYDRAYSLISSPQAREAFNIDAEPAALRDEYGRNTAGQRMLMARRLVAAGVRFVTLTYGGWDMHDNITAGMKNQMPSLDQGLSALISDLDRQGLLASTLVLVSSEFGRTPKINQTAGRDHWPKVFSVMMAGGGIKGGMIYGASNSTASEPDSDPVGPEDLATTVYHQLGIVADKELMAPGDRPIEIVDGGKIIEPLIS; this is encoded by the coding sequence ATGACCTGCAGTGGAAATCGCTTGAGCCGCCGCAACATGCTCACTGTCGGCGCAGTTGGTGGCCTTGGTCTTTCGCTGGCCAACTTCTTCGAGATGCGAAGTGCCCAAGCGGAAATCAAGAACTACGACTTCATTCAGGCCAAGGCCCAGAGTGTGATCCATATCTACCTGCCCGGTGGTATGGCCCATCAAGAGTCGTTCGATCCCAAGCCTTATTCGCCGATCGAATATCGCGGCGAACTCAACCCGATCAAGACCAACACGGGCGATATCTTCAGCGAAACGCTCCCGAAGCTTTCGCAGCTGGCCGACAAGCTGGCGGTTATCCGCTCGATGACGCACGGTGAAGCTGCCCACGAACGTGGCACGCACAACATGTTCACCGGCTATCGCCCCAGCCCAGCTTTGACGTTCCCCAGCATGGGAAGCGTGGTGAGCCACGAATATGGCCCTCGCAACAACTTGCCTCCTTACGTTTGCGTTCCTGGCGTCCCCAATGAATATGCCAGCAATGGCTATTTGAGTTCGTCCTACGCTCCGTTTAGCCTCGGCAGCGATCCAGCCAACGGTGGATTCAAGGTGCTCGACCTGAACCTGCCTGGCGACGTGAATGAAGCTCGCTTTGCTCGCCGCCGCTCGGCACTCGAAGCAGTGAACGACTACTTCGTGAAGAAGGACAAGTCCGACAACGTTGGTGCGATGAACACGTTCTACGATCGTGCTTACAGCCTGATCAGCTCGCCGCAAGCTCGCGAAGCGTTCAATATCGATGCCGAGCCAGCTGCTCTGCGTGATGAATACGGTCGCAACACCGCCGGTCAGCGGATGCTGATGGCCCGCCGGTTGGTGGCTGCTGGTGTTCGTTTTGTGACCCTCACCTATGGTGGTTGGGACATGCACGACAACATCACCGCTGGCATGAAGAACCAAATGCCATCGCTCGATCAAGGTTTGTCGGCTCTGATTTCGGATCTCGACCGTCAAGGTCTCCTCGCCAGCACCTTGGTGCTCGTGTCGAGCGAATTCGGTCGTACGCCAAAGATCAACCAGACGGCTGGTCGCGATCACTGGCCTAAGGTGTTCAGCGTGATGATGGCTGGTGGTGGTATCAAGGGTGGCATGATCTACGGTGCCAGCAACAGCACCGCTTCGGAACCCGACAGCGACCCTGTTGGTCCAGAAGATCTGGCCACGACTGTATATCACCAGCTCGGCATTGTGGCTGACAAGGAACTGATGGCTCCCGGTGATCGCCCGATCGAAATCGTCGACGGTGGCAAGATCATCGAGCCACTCATCTCGTAA
- a CDS encoding PPC domain-containing protein, whose amino-acid sequence MSTPQLKSFANSLICGLASLVLVASTLVSPASAVHPQLSSISPVGVQRGTEVEVIFSGNECDEAVEVMFYSPGFTVQSLEKSGDNQAKAKIAVAADCRLGIHALRLRSPSGMSGIKTFTVGALGETKEVEPNNDFATPQAVSLNTTVAGSVGNEDVDYYSVDLQEGQRLSVEIEALRLGNSYFDPYVAILNAERFELSRSDDAPLLNQDALCSIVAPTTGKYIIQVRESAYGGGSAYRMHVGSFPRPTAVLPAGGKPGEKLQVKWLGDAGGEFTTEVTIPAGDETGRGELFAQDDRGIAPSPNPIRVVDLNNYLEAEPNHEIANASAAAAPGAMNGVIGEPGDVDLFKFEAKQGQAYEVRVFARMPIRSPLDSVLQILNDKGQSIANNDDSGGPDSYLRFNVPSDGIYFVSVRDHLNSGGPTYVYRVELSPVQPELIFSLPERERYVATTLTVGKGNRMAVMVSAQRQNFGGDITLEAQNLPPGMSIQLPPFTGNRNEVPVLFTAAADAAPAGALVPLTGKSTDPNVNVTGKFRQRTMLIRGNNNSDVWGHDSDRMAVVLSEEIPFKLDLVQPKAPLVRNGSIDLKVVATRAEGFTGEIRVQLLYNPPGVASSSNITIPEGQNEALIPLTANGGAAIGSWQIVALGRARDPGAMQNDQQRGRRGGGSFEVATGFIDLNITDQFYKFTFDKSAVEQGKESDVLVKVEKLADFAGNAKCELKGLPAGVTVDGPVEFNKDTTEILIKVKSAADARPGKYNSLVCVTTFPVEGELVTHTLGTGEIRVDAPLPPKPAAPMAQAAPMPMPMPAAEAPPMKRLSRLEQLRLEKEQAMGK is encoded by the coding sequence ATGAGCACCCCTCAACTTAAGTCGTTCGCGAATTCACTGATCTGCGGCCTAGCGTCGCTCGTGCTCGTGGCTTCCACGCTGGTCTCGCCAGCGTCGGCTGTCCACCCGCAGCTGAGCAGCATCAGCCCGGTTGGTGTGCAGCGTGGCACCGAAGTCGAGGTGATCTTCAGCGGCAACGAGTGCGATGAAGCGGTCGAGGTGATGTTCTATTCACCTGGCTTCACCGTGCAGTCGCTCGAGAAGAGTGGCGACAACCAAGCCAAGGCCAAAATCGCTGTAGCCGCAGATTGCCGCCTCGGAATTCACGCCCTGCGACTCCGATCTCCTTCGGGCATGTCGGGCATTAAGACCTTCACCGTCGGTGCCCTCGGCGAAACCAAAGAAGTCGAACCCAATAACGATTTCGCTACACCTCAAGCGGTGAGCCTGAACACCACGGTGGCGGGCAGCGTCGGTAATGAAGATGTCGACTACTACTCGGTCGACCTCCAAGAGGGGCAGCGACTGAGTGTCGAAATCGAAGCGCTGCGTCTCGGAAATTCTTACTTCGATCCCTACGTCGCGATTCTCAACGCCGAACGTTTTGAGCTGTCGCGCAGCGATGATGCTCCGCTGCTGAATCAAGATGCACTCTGCTCGATCGTCGCTCCCACTACTGGGAAGTACATCATCCAAGTTCGTGAAAGTGCTTATGGTGGCGGCTCTGCCTACCGCATGCACGTCGGTTCTTTCCCACGCCCCACCGCCGTGCTTCCTGCTGGTGGTAAGCCGGGCGAGAAGCTGCAAGTGAAGTGGCTCGGAGATGCCGGTGGCGAGTTCACCACCGAAGTGACCATTCCTGCAGGCGATGAAACTGGCCGCGGCGAACTCTTTGCCCAAGATGATCGCGGCATCGCTCCTTCCCCCAATCCAATTCGCGTGGTCGACCTGAATAACTACCTCGAAGCGGAACCCAATCACGAAATCGCCAATGCTTCAGCTGCTGCAGCACCGGGCGCGATGAATGGTGTGATCGGTGAACCAGGGGATGTCGACCTCTTTAAGTTCGAAGCCAAGCAAGGACAAGCATACGAAGTGCGTGTGTTTGCCCGCATGCCGATTCGTTCGCCACTCGATAGCGTGCTGCAAATCCTGAATGACAAAGGTCAATCGATCGCCAACAACGACGACTCCGGTGGACCCGACAGCTATTTGCGATTCAACGTTCCCAGCGATGGCATCTACTTCGTCTCGGTGCGCGATCACTTGAATTCGGGCGGACCGACCTATGTCTATCGCGTCGAGCTTTCGCCCGTTCAGCCCGAGCTGATCTTTTCACTCCCCGAGCGTGAACGCTACGTCGCCACCACCCTCACTGTCGGTAAGGGAAATCGGATGGCGGTGATGGTTTCGGCTCAGCGTCAAAATTTCGGTGGCGATATCACACTCGAAGCTCAGAATCTTCCACCAGGAATGAGCATTCAGCTTCCACCGTTCACCGGCAATCGCAACGAAGTGCCGGTCCTCTTCACCGCCGCTGCCGATGCTGCACCCGCTGGGGCTCTGGTTCCACTCACCGGAAAATCAACCGATCCCAACGTCAATGTGACTGGCAAGTTCCGTCAGCGCACGATGTTGATTCGTGGCAACAACAACAGCGATGTTTGGGGACACGACAGCGATCGCATGGCTGTCGTTCTCTCGGAAGAAATCCCGTTCAAACTCGATCTCGTACAGCCGAAAGCTCCGCTAGTTCGCAACGGTTCGATCGACCTGAAGGTGGTTGCGACACGTGCGGAAGGTTTCACCGGCGAGATTCGCGTGCAGTTGCTCTACAACCCACCCGGTGTGGCCTCGTCGAGCAATATCACGATTCCTGAAGGGCAAAACGAAGCTCTGATTCCACTCACTGCCAACGGTGGTGCCGCTATAGGATCTTGGCAAATCGTTGCACTCGGTCGCGCTCGCGATCCCGGGGCGATGCAAAATGATCAGCAGCGTGGTCGTCGTGGTGGTGGCAGCTTCGAAGTCGCCACCGGTTTCATCGACCTCAATATCACCGATCAGTTCTACAAGTTCACGTTCGATAAGTCGGCGGTAGAGCAAGGCAAAGAGTCCGACGTGCTGGTGAAGGTCGAGAAGCTGGCCGACTTTGCAGGCAACGCCAAGTGCGAACTCAAGGGACTTCCTGCCGGTGTGACGGTCGACGGTCCTGTCGAATTCAACAAAGACACCACCGAGATCCTCATCAAGGTGAAATCGGCGGCTGATGCTCGTCCAGGGAAGTACAACTCGCTGGTCTGCGTCACCACCTTCCCGGTCGAAGGGGAACTCGTAACCCACACGCTCGGGACCGGTGAAATTCGAGTCGATGCACCACTCCCACCGAAGCCTGCAGCGCCCATGGCGCAAGCGGCTCCGATGCCCATGCCAATGCCCGCCGCTGAAGCACCACCGATGAAGCGTTTATCGCGCCTCGAACAGCTTCGCCTCGAAAAAGAACAAGCGATGGGCAAGTAA
- a CDS encoding DUF1553 domain-containing protein, translating into MEVTLESESEEMLESFRRFAFGSLAILVLGASVAIADTTIVDVQVYPPDVHLSTKVDLQRFIVVATRKDGVTLDVTAAASVKVVDPNLCKLDKNVLTPVADGQTALEVEYQGFKAASTITVKDAVVDRPVSFQLDIMPVLLRAGCNTGSCHGAARGKDGFRLSLFGFDPQGDYFRITREIGARRINLASPKDSLLIEKSIGAVPHTGGKRFAADSEYNATLLRWLEAGAVNDPGPTPAVLGVDLYPPSAVLEGEGATQQFIAVARYADGTDRDITSLVNFMTNNDNSAPISVDGLVTAASRGEAFIMARFETHTVGNQVLVLPKDLQYTAPEVTGNYVDQLVGDKLRKVRLLPSGLCTDEQFLRRATIDITGKLPTEEEYHAFMNDADPTKREKLVDRLLGQKEFSEIWAMKWSELLMIKSTNQVSVKSAFLYSSWLTDKIATNVPLDKMVQELLSASGGTFKNPPTNYYQIERDTLKVSENVAQVFMGIRTQCAQCHNHPFDRWTMDDYYGFAAFFSQIGRKQAEDEREQIVFNSGGGDVRHPVGNRVMKPKFLGGIEPELNGMDRREALAKWLTSTDNPYFATSVANRVWSHFFCKGIVEPIDDIRVSNPASNPELFNELGKKLVEYNYDFKRLVRDICTSQTYQRSTERNESNMTDERNFAHGNVRRIPAEMLLDCICQVTDAQDKFNGLPLGSRAVQIANGQTSNYFLTTFGRAPRDTVCACEAKTEPTLSQALHMLNGSTIQGKIGAGQVVKKLLDAGKTPPEVIEALYIRALSRKPTAEETERLLAVVGQAENPQLGLEDCFWAILNSREFLFNH; encoded by the coding sequence TTGGAAGTCACACTTGAGTCGGAGTCCGAAGAGATGCTCGAGAGTTTTCGCCGCTTCGCTTTTGGTTCACTAGCGATCCTTGTCCTTGGGGCAAGTGTGGCTATTGCCGACACAACGATTGTCGATGTGCAGGTCTATCCACCCGATGTCCACCTGTCGACCAAGGTCGATTTGCAGCGGTTCATCGTGGTGGCGACACGCAAGGATGGTGTGACACTCGATGTCACCGCCGCTGCTTCGGTCAAAGTGGTGGACCCCAATCTTTGCAAGCTCGACAAGAATGTCCTGACGCCCGTTGCCGATGGCCAAACGGCCCTCGAAGTCGAGTACCAAGGCTTCAAAGCTGCTTCCACCATCACGGTGAAGGATGCAGTGGTCGATCGCCCTGTAAGCTTCCAACTCGACATCATGCCCGTGCTGCTGCGAGCTGGCTGCAACACCGGCAGCTGCCACGGTGCTGCACGTGGTAAAGATGGTTTCCGTCTGTCGCTCTTCGGGTTCGATCCGCAGGGAGACTACTTCCGCATCACTCGCGAAATTGGTGCCCGCCGCATCAATCTTGCTTCCCCCAAAGATAGTTTGCTCATCGAGAAGTCAATCGGCGCCGTGCCTCACACCGGTGGCAAGCGTTTTGCTGCAGACAGCGAGTACAACGCGACACTGCTCCGCTGGCTCGAAGCTGGTGCAGTGAACGATCCCGGTCCAACACCGGCAGTGCTGGGGGTCGACCTCTATCCCCCGTCGGCTGTACTCGAAGGTGAAGGAGCAACGCAGCAATTCATTGCTGTGGCTCGTTATGCCGATGGAACCGATCGCGATATCACGTCGCTCGTCAATTTCATGACGAACAACGACAACAGTGCTCCGATCAGCGTGGATGGTTTGGTGACAGCCGCTTCACGTGGCGAAGCGTTCATCATGGCTCGCTTCGAAACGCACACAGTGGGCAATCAAGTTCTCGTCCTGCCGAAGGACCTGCAGTACACCGCTCCTGAAGTGACCGGCAACTACGTCGATCAACTTGTCGGCGACAAACTCCGCAAGGTTCGTTTGCTCCCCAGCGGACTCTGCACCGACGAGCAGTTCCTCCGTCGAGCAACGATCGATATCACCGGGAAATTGCCGACCGAAGAAGAGTATCACGCCTTCATGAACGACGCCGATCCAACCAAGCGTGAAAAGCTGGTCGATCGCTTGCTCGGTCAGAAAGAGTTCTCCGAAATCTGGGCCATGAAGTGGTCGGAACTCCTGATGATCAAGTCGACGAACCAAGTGAGCGTGAAGTCGGCGTTTCTCTACAGCAGCTGGCTCACCGACAAGATCGCCACGAACGTGCCGCTCGACAAGATGGTGCAAGAGCTGCTGAGTGCTTCGGGGGGAACGTTCAAAAACCCACCGACCAACTACTACCAAATCGAGCGCGACACCCTCAAGGTATCTGAAAACGTCGCCCAGGTTTTCATGGGCATTCGCACCCAGTGCGCCCAGTGTCACAACCATCCGTTCGATCGCTGGACGATGGACGACTACTACGGATTTGCTGCCTTCTTCTCGCAAATTGGCCGCAAGCAAGCGGAAGACGAACGCGAGCAAATCGTGTTCAACAGTGGAGGCGGCGATGTGCGTCACCCAGTCGGCAATCGGGTGATGAAGCCTAAATTCCTCGGCGGAATCGAGCCAGAACTCAATGGGATGGATCGCCGTGAGGCTCTCGCCAAGTGGCTCACTTCCACCGACAACCCTTACTTTGCCACGAGTGTTGCTAACCGAGTTTGGTCGCACTTCTTCTGCAAGGGCATTGTCGAACCGATCGACGACATCCGCGTTAGCAATCCAGCGAGCAACCCTGAGTTGTTCAATGAACTGGGAAAAAAGCTCGTGGAATACAACTACGACTTCAAACGTTTGGTGCGTGATATTTGCACTTCGCAAACCTATCAGCGGTCGACCGAGCGAAACGAAAGCAACATGACCGACGAGCGGAACTTCGCTCACGGTAACGTCCGGCGTATCCCTGCAGAAATGCTGCTCGACTGCATCTGCCAAGTGACCGACGCGCAGGACAAGTTCAATGGTTTGCCTCTCGGTTCGCGAGCAGTGCAAATCGCCAACGGTCAAACCAGCAACTACTTCCTCACCACCTTCGGACGCGCACCGCGTGATACCGTTTGTGCATGTGAAGCCAAGACCGAGCCCACCTTGTCGCAAGCCTTGCACATGCTCAATGGCAGCACGATTCAAGGCAAGATTGGGGCAGGGCAGGTGGTGAAGAAGTTGCTCGATGCAGGCAAGACGCCACCCGAAGTGATTGAAGCGTTGTACATTCGCGCCCTCAGCCGCAAGCCAACTGCAGAAGAGACCGAACGTCTCCTGGCAGTCGTGGGACAAGCGGAGAACCCACAACTGGGGCTTGAAGACTGCTTCTGGGCGATCCTGAACTCGCGCGAGTTCCTGTTTAATCACTAG